One window of the Cryptomeria japonica chromosome 7, Sugi_1.0, whole genome shotgun sequence genome contains the following:
- the LOC131038969 gene encoding alpha-humulene synthase-like has product MSLLMITCLYLRLVRLNRYHVSADTLKSFKDNNGQFILCGVNNDKHGNNIKEEHVMRIMLNLLRVSSVAYPREILMEEAKVFSTEYLEKLLENLGDTYKRSFLKEVEYALVYEWPRTFTRWEVERQEDFRACKIGFQYSTISVQVGDEKTLKLVLFWAVSSIAELELSSSRLALEKATTIITIMDDIFDDYATLEQLKCITEAIAQGWDVSIIKDIPRNLKTCIEFIFKTVLELTSDATEKQGHDMMPFVTKADERLHGKTA; this is encoded by the exons ATGTCTCTGCTCATGATAACATGTCTCTACCTCAGACTTGTTCGACTCAATCGTTATCATGTCTCTGCAG ATACGTTGAAGAGTTTCAAGGACAATAATGGGCAGTTCATTCTTTGTGGAGTAAACAATGATAAGCATGGGAATAATATTAAGGAAGAGCATGTGATGAGAATTATGCTCAATCTTTTAAGAGTTTCGAGTGTGGCATATCCTAGAGAAATCCTTATGGAAGAGGCTAAAGTGTTTAGTACTGAATATCTTGAAAAGTTATTAGAAAATTTAGGAGATACATATAAGAGAAGTTTTTTGAAAGAG GTGGAATATGCCCTTGTATATGAATGGCCTCGTACCTTTACTAGATGGGAG GTTGAAAGACAAGAGGATTTTAGAGCTTGCAAAATTGGATTTCAATATTCTACAATTTCAGTACAAGTTGGAGATGAAAAAACTCTCAAG TTGGTGCTCTTTTGGGCAGTTAGTTCAATAGCTGAACTGGAGCTTTCTAGTAGTAGACTTGCTCTGGAAAAAGCCACAACCATCATCACAATCATGGATGACATTTTCGATGACTATGCAACACTTGAGCAACTCAAATGTATTACAGAGGCCATTGCTCAAGGTTGGGATGTTTCTATTATAAAAGACATTCCAAGAAACCTTAAGACATgtattgaatttattttcaaaacaGTTCTTGAATTGACAAGTGATGCTACCGAAAAGCAAGGGCATGACATGATGCCTTTTGTTACAAAAGCA GATGAGAGACTCCATGGAAAGACTGCCTAG